In one Pseudomonas sp. SG20056 genomic region, the following are encoded:
- a CDS encoding DNA polymerase II, translated as MDLQQGFLLTRHWRDTPAGTQVEFWLATDNGPRLLRLPLQTSVAFIPAVQREQAQALLANERGVELRPLGLKDFHLRPVLGLYCQQHRTLMDLDKQLRRAGLDVYEADVRPPERYLMERFITAPVQFTGTPDATNPALLLEAQIKPCEGYRPTLKLASLDIETNAFGELYSIAIEGCGQRNVYMLGRTPEQPPQVDFQLHYCASRGELLECLNQWMADHDPDAIIGWNLVQFDLRVLHEHARNLAIPLRLGRDGSEMQWREHGSGNGHFFSDAAGRLIIDGIEALRSATWSFPSFSLENVAQTLLGEGKDIATPYQRMDEIDRMFREDKPALARYNLRDCELVTRIFGKTAILDFLLERATVTGLPADRNGGSVAAFEHLYMPLMHRRGFVAPNLGDNPPQASPGGFVMESQPGLYESVLVLDYKSLYPSIIRSFLIDPVGLIEGLRQPDSAHSIPGFRGACFSRTQHCLPAIVERVWQGREAAKREHNAPLSQALKIIMNAFYGVLGSSGCRFFDTRLASSITLRGHEIMARTRALIETEGYAVIYGDTDSTFVWLKRPHAEEDAAQIGRALVAKVNAWWRDHLRDEYGLESALELQFETHYRRFLMPTIRGTEEGSKKRYAGLITQPDGGHKMVYKGLETVRSDWSPLAQQFQRELYERIFLGQPYQDYVREYVERTLNGELDEQLVYRKRLRRLLTDYERNVPPHVRAARLADEFNAAHGRPLQYQRGGWISYVITTAGPQPLEARSAAIDYDHYLTRQLQPVADAILPFVEDDFATLIGGQLGLF; from the coding sequence GTGGACTTACAACAGGGCTTTCTGCTGACTCGCCACTGGCGTGATACGCCGGCCGGCACGCAGGTGGAGTTCTGGTTGGCCACCGACAACGGCCCGCGCCTGCTGCGTCTGCCGCTGCAAACCTCGGTGGCCTTTATCCCGGCTGTGCAACGCGAGCAGGCGCAAGCGCTGCTGGCCAACGAGCGCGGCGTCGAGCTACGCCCGCTGGGCCTCAAGGACTTTCACCTGCGCCCGGTGCTCGGCCTGTATTGCCAACAGCACCGTACCTTGATGGACCTCGACAAACAGCTGCGCCGCGCTGGCCTGGACGTGTACGAAGCCGATGTGCGACCGCCCGAGCGCTACCTGATGGAGCGCTTTATCACCGCCCCCGTGCAGTTCACCGGCACACCCGATGCGACCAATCCCGCCCTGCTGCTGGAGGCGCAGATCAAGCCCTGCGAGGGTTACCGCCCGACGCTCAAGCTGGCCTCGCTGGATATCGAAACCAATGCCTTTGGTGAGCTGTACTCCATCGCCATTGAAGGCTGCGGCCAGCGCAACGTCTATATGCTTGGCCGCACGCCGGAACAACCGCCGCAGGTGGATTTCCAGCTGCACTACTGCGCCAGCCGTGGCGAGCTGCTCGAATGCCTGAACCAGTGGATGGCAGATCATGACCCGGACGCGATCATTGGCTGGAACCTGGTGCAGTTCGACCTGCGTGTGCTGCACGAACACGCACGTAACCTGGCAATCCCTCTGCGCTTGGGCCGCGATGGCAGCGAGATGCAATGGCGTGAGCATGGCAGCGGCAACGGCCATTTCTTTTCCGACGCCGCCGGCCGCTTGATCATCGACGGCATCGAGGCGCTGCGTTCGGCGACCTGGAGCTTTCCCTCGTTCAGCCTGGAAAACGTCGCGCAAACCCTGCTTGGCGAGGGCAAGGATATTGCCACGCCCTACCAGCGCATGGACGAAATCGACCGCATGTTCCGTGAGGACAAACCGGCTCTGGCGCGCTACAACCTGCGCGATTGCGAACTGGTCACACGGATCTTCGGCAAAACCGCGATCCTCGATTTCCTGCTGGAGCGCGCCACGGTCACCGGCCTGCCCGCCGACCGTAACGGCGGTTCGGTGGCGGCCTTCGAGCACCTGTATATGCCACTGATGCACCGTCGCGGTTTTGTCGCACCGAATCTGGGCGATAACCCGCCGCAAGCCAGCCCCGGCGGCTTTGTAATGGAGTCGCAGCCGGGGCTGTATGAGTCGGTGCTGGTGCTCGACTACAAGAGCCTGTATCCGTCGATTATCCGCAGTTTTCTGATTGACCCGGTGGGGTTGATCGAGGGCCTGCGCCAGCCGGATAGCGCTCACTCCATACCGGGTTTTCGCGGCGCGTGCTTCTCCCGCACGCAGCATTGCCTGCCGGCCATAGTTGAGCGCGTATGGCAGGGTCGTGAAGCGGCCAAACGCGAGCACAACGCACCACTGTCGCAGGCGCTGAAGATCATCATGAACGCCTTCTACGGCGTGCTCGGCTCCAGCGGTTGCCGTTTTTTCGACACGCGCCTGGCCTCCTCCATCACCCTGCGCGGCCACGAAATCATGGCCCGCACCCGCGCGCTGATCGAGACCGAAGGCTATGCGGTGATCTACGGCGACACCGACTCCACCTTTGTCTGGCTCAAGCGCCCGCATGCTGAAGAGGACGCCGCACAGATCGGCCGCGCCCTGGTGGCCAAGGTCAATGCCTGGTGGCGCGATCACTTACGCGATGAATACGGCCTGGAAAGCGCCCTGGAGTTGCAGTTTGAAACCCATTACCGGCGCTTTCTGATGCCGACCATTCGCGGCACCGAGGAAGGCAGCAAGAAGCGCTACGCCGGCCTGATCACCCAGCCTGACGGTGGCCACAAGATGGTCTACAAAGGCCTGGAAACCGTGCGCAGCGACTGGTCGCCGCTGGCCCAGCAATTTCAGCGCGAGTTGTATGAGCGCATCTTTCTCGGCCAACCCTATCAGGACTATGTGCGTGAATACGTCGAGCGCACCCTGAACGGCGAGCTGGATGAACAACTGGTCTACCGCAAACGCCTGCGCCGCCTGCTCACCGATTACGAACGCAACGTACCGCCCCATGTGCGCGCCGCACGCCTGGCTGACGAGTTCAATGCCGCCCACGGCCGCCCGCTGCAATACCAGCGCGGCGGCTGGATCAGCTACGTAATCACCACCGCCGGCCCGCAACCGCTGGAAGCGCGAAGCGCCGCAATCGACTACGACCACTACCTGACCCGCCAACTGCAACCGGTGGCAGATGCCATCCTGCCGTTTGTTGAGGATGATTTCGCCACCTTGATCGGCGGGCAACTCGGCTTGTTCTAG
- a CDS encoding AAA family ATPase, producing MLHTLAVANYRSINNLVLPLGRLNLVTGANGSGKSNLYRALRLLAETAQGGVVNALAREGGLDSTFWAGPETLSRRMLSGEVPVQGGPRKEARRLRLGFASDDFSYAISLGLPESNSGESRDTPSAFSLDPEIKHECIWAGGSYRPASLLVDRAGAMVRMREGRNWQVIAQHLPSFDSLYEQIANDPACPEVSHLREHIRRWRFYDHFRSDAEAPARQPQLGTRTPVLHHDGRDLAAALQTIREIGDAAALDTAISDAFPGARVRIDFQQGGRFAVELQQDGLLRPLSASELSDGTLRYLLLVAALLTPRPPSLMVLNEPETSLHPDLLPALGRLIIAASQHTQVWVVSHANRLIATLEQHPECNAIVLEKQLGQTVIQGQGMLDEPAWKWPS from the coding sequence ATGCTGCACACCCTCGCCGTCGCCAACTACCGCTCGATCAACAATCTGGTGCTGCCGCTGGGCCGCCTCAATCTGGTGACAGGGGCCAATGGCAGCGGCAAATCGAATCTCTATCGCGCCCTGCGCCTGCTGGCGGAAACCGCCCAGGGCGGCGTGGTCAATGCATTGGCACGCGAAGGTGGGCTGGATTCGACTTTCTGGGCCGGGCCGGAAACCCTCAGCCGGCGCATGCTCAGCGGCGAGGTGCCTGTGCAAGGCGGCCCGCGCAAGGAGGCTCGGCGCCTGCGTCTGGGTTTTGCCAGCGATGATTTCAGCTATGCCATTTCCCTCGGGCTGCCGGAGTCCAACTCCGGCGAGAGCCGCGATACTCCCAGCGCCTTCTCCTTGGACCCTGAGATCAAACACGAATGCATCTGGGCTGGCGGTAGCTATCGCCCCGCCTCACTGCTAGTGGATCGCGCCGGCGCGATGGTGCGTATGCGTGAGGGGCGCAACTGGCAGGTGATAGCCCAGCACCTGCCAAGCTTCGACAGCCTGTATGAGCAAATAGCCAATGACCCCGCCTGCCCGGAAGTCTCCCACCTGCGCGAGCATATTCGCCGTTGGCGCTTCTACGATCACTTTCGCAGCGATGCCGAAGCGCCCGCGCGCCAGCCGCAACTGGGCACCCGTACCCCGGTGCTGCACCACGACGGCCGCGACTTGGCAGCGGCGTTGCAGACCATTCGTGAAATCGGCGATGCCGCAGCGCTGGATACAGCCATCAGCGACGCCTTCCCCGGCGCACGTGTGCGTATCGACTTTCAACAAGGCGGGCGTTTCGCCGTAGAACTGCAACAGGACGGCCTGCTGCGGCCGTTGTCGGCCAGCGAACTGTCGGACGGCACCCTGCGCTACCTGCTGCTGGTCGCCGCCCTGCTCACCCCACGGCCGCCATCGCTAATGGTGCTGAATGAGCCGGAGACCAGCCTGCACCCCGACCTGCTGCCAGCCCTCGGCCGGCTGATCATCGCCGCGTCGCAGCACACCCAGGTCTGGGTGGTATCCCATGCCAACCGCCTGATCGCCACCCTGGAGCAACACCCCGAGTGCAACGCCATCGTCCTGGAAAAGCAGCTGGGACAAACCGTGATCCAGGGCCAGGGCATGCTCGATGAGCCGGCGTGGAAGTGGCCGAGTTAA
- a CDS encoding DMT family transporter, whose product MNLSLYLLTVLIWGTTWIALKLQLGEVAIAASIAYRFALAAAVLFAVLLLSGRLQKLDKRGQLICLAQGLCLFCINFMCFYTASQWIPSGLVAVIFSTATLWNAINARLFFKQQIAANVLAGGALGLGGLALLFWPELAGQEASRETLLGIGLALIGTLCFSAGNMLSSLQQKAGLKPLTTNAWGMLYGALMLVAICLVSGTPFGFEWNTRYVGTLLYLAIPGSVIGFTAYLTLVGRMGPERAAYCTVLFPVVALNISVFAEGYQWTAPALFGLLLVMLGNVLVFRKPKALPATVALAAKG is encoded by the coding sequence ATGAACCTGTCGCTCTATCTGTTGACCGTACTGATCTGGGGCACCACCTGGATCGCCCTCAAGCTGCAACTGGGTGAGGTGGCTATTGCTGCTTCCATCGCCTATCGCTTTGCCCTGGCTGCTGCCGTGCTGTTCGCCGTGCTGCTGCTCAGCGGCCGCCTACAGAAACTCGATAAGCGCGGCCAGCTGATCTGCCTGGCGCAGGGGCTGTGTCTGTTCTGTATCAACTTTATGTGTTTCTACACCGCCAGCCAGTGGATCCCTAGCGGCTTGGTGGCGGTGATCTTTTCCACTGCAACGCTGTGGAATGCGATCAATGCGCGGCTGTTCTTCAAACAGCAGATCGCCGCCAATGTACTGGCCGGCGGCGCGCTGGGGCTGGGCGGTCTGGCGCTGTTGTTCTGGCCGGAACTGGCCGGGCAGGAGGCCAGTCGTGAAACCCTGTTGGGCATCGGCCTGGCGCTGATCGGCACCCTGTGTTTCTCCGCGGGCAATATGCTCTCCAGCCTGCAGCAGAAGGCCGGGCTCAAGCCGCTGACCACAAATGCCTGGGGCATGCTGTATGGCGCGTTGATGCTGGTGGCGATCTGTCTGGTCAGCGGCACGCCGTTCGGTTTCGAGTGGAACACCCGTTACGTCGGCACTCTGCTGTACCTGGCGATTCCCGGTTCGGTGATCGGTTTTACCGCCTACCTGACCCTGGTCGGGCGCATGGGCCCGGAACGCGCGGCCTACTGCACTGTGTTGTTCCCGGTGGTGGCGCTGAATATCTCGGTGTTTGCCGAGGGCTACCAGTGGACCGCGCCGGCGCTGTTCGGCCTGCTGCTGGTGATGCTGGGTAACGTGCTGGTGTTTCGTAAGCCCAAGGCGCTACCGGCAACTGTTGCCCTGGCCGCCAAGGGTTAA
- the arsJ gene encoding organoarsenical effux MFS transporter ArsJ gives MHALSRLAPEVRQYLLVTGNYWAFTLTDGALRMLVVLHFHSLGYTPLQIAALFLFYEIFGVVTNLVGGYLGARLGLNRTMNIGLGLQVAALLMLTVPAAWMTIPWVMGAQALSGIAKDLNKMSAKSSIKLLVPNSQQGTLYKWVAILTGSKNALKGVGFFMGGALLALLGFTGAILAMAVVLALIWLASLLLLKKDLGKAKAKPKFRDILSKSRAINILSAARLFLFGARDVWFVVALPVYLSSVFGWDFWLVGGFLAAWVIGYGMVQSFAPAITGKASGQLPDGRAAFAWAAVLAGFPAAIALGLSSDLPAQWVLLGGLMVFGALFAVNSSLHSYLIVSYAKEDGVSLDVGFYYMSNALGRLIGTLLSGWVYQAYGLEACLWVSSVFVLLAALISIGLPRHRAISLKE, from the coding sequence ATGCACGCCTTATCCCGTCTAGCCCCTGAAGTGCGCCAATACCTGCTGGTGACCGGCAACTACTGGGCCTTTACCCTCACCGACGGTGCGTTGCGCATGCTGGTGGTGCTGCATTTTCACAGCCTGGGTTACACGCCGCTGCAGATCGCCGCGCTGTTTCTGTTCTATGAGATTTTCGGTGTGGTCACTAATCTGGTCGGCGGCTATCTGGGCGCGCGGCTGGGCTTGAATCGCACCATGAATATCGGCCTGGGCCTGCAGGTGGCGGCGTTGCTGATGCTCACCGTGCCCGCGGCCTGGATGACCATCCCATGGGTGATGGGCGCGCAGGCGCTGTCTGGTATCGCCAAAGACCTGAACAAGATGAGCGCGAAAAGCTCGATCAAGCTGCTGGTGCCGAACAGTCAGCAGGGCACGCTGTACAAGTGGGTGGCGATCCTGACCGGTTCGAAGAATGCGCTGAAGGGCGTGGGCTTCTTTATGGGCGGCGCGTTGCTGGCGCTGCTCGGCTTTACCGGTGCGATATTGGCCATGGCCGTCGTGCTGGCGCTGATCTGGCTGGCCAGCCTGTTGCTGCTGAAAAAGGACTTGGGCAAGGCGAAAGCCAAGCCGAAGTTTCGCGACATTTTGTCCAAGAGCCGGGCGATCAACATACTGTCAGCCGCACGCTTGTTCTTATTCGGCGCCCGCGATGTGTGGTTTGTGGTGGCGCTGCCGGTGTACCTGTCCAGTGTGTTTGGCTGGGATTTCTGGCTGGTTGGCGGCTTTCTCGCGGCGTGGGTGATTGGCTACGGCATGGTGCAATCGTTCGCTCCGGCCATCACCGGCAAGGCCAGCGGCCAGTTGCCGGATGGCCGCGCGGCATTCGCCTGGGCTGCGGTGCTGGCCGGTTTTCCCGCCGCCATTGCCCTGGGTCTGAGCAGCGATTTGCCGGCGCAGTGGGTCTTGCTCGGCGGGCTGATGGTCTTCGGCGCGCTGTTTGCGGTGAACTCCTCGCTGCACAGCTACCTGATTGTCAGCTACGCCAAGGAAGACGGCGTGTCGCTGGATGTGGGCTTCTATTACATGTCCAACGCCCTCGGCCGGTTGATCGGCACGCTGCTGTCGGGCTGGGTGTATCAGGCCTATGGCCTGGAGGCATGCCTGTGGGTGTCCTCGGTCTTTGTTCTGCTGGCGGCGCTGATCTCCATTGGACTGCCTCGGCACCGCGCGATCAGTCTGAAGGAGTAA
- a CDS encoding ArsJ-associated glyceraldehyde-3-phosphate dehydrogenase, translating into MAIKVGINGFGRIGRLALRAAWGWPELEFVQINDPAGDAATHAHLLNFDSVHGRWQHEASSEGECILIDGKRIKVTANKAIADTDWSGCDLVIEASGKMKTVAVLQAYLDQGVKRVVVCAPVKEQGALNIVMGVNQQLFDPAQHRIVTAASCTTNCLAPVVKVIHENLGIRHGSITTIHDLTNTQSILDQPHKDLRRARASGMSLIPTSTGSATAIAEIFPELRGKLNGHAVRVPLANASLTDCVFEVERATSVEEVNALLKAAADGPLKGILGYEARPLVSIDYRTDPRSSIIDALSTMVVNGTQVKLYAWYDNEWGYANRAVELARMVGAQ; encoded by the coding sequence ATGGCTATCAAGGTAGGTATCAACGGTTTTGGTCGTATCGGTCGTCTGGCGCTGCGCGCTGCCTGGGGCTGGCCGGAACTGGAGTTTGTGCAGATCAACGACCCGGCTGGCGATGCCGCAACCCACGCCCACCTGCTGAATTTCGACTCGGTGCACGGTCGCTGGCAGCACGAGGCGAGCAGTGAGGGCGAGTGCATCCTGATCGACGGCAAGCGGATCAAGGTCACGGCCAACAAGGCTATCGCCGATACCGACTGGAGCGGCTGCGATCTGGTGATCGAGGCCAGTGGCAAGATGAAAACTGTCGCGGTGCTGCAGGCGTACCTCGACCAAGGCGTAAAGCGCGTGGTGGTCTGCGCGCCAGTAAAAGAGCAGGGCGCGCTGAACATTGTGATGGGCGTCAACCAGCAGCTGTTCGACCCGGCGCAGCACCGCATCGTCACGGCTGCGTCCTGCACCACCAACTGCCTGGCCCCGGTGGTCAAGGTGATCCACGAAAACCTCGGTATCCGCCACGGCTCGATCACCACCATCCACGACCTGACCAACACCCAGAGCATCCTTGATCAGCCGCACAAGGACCTGCGCCGTGCCCGTGCCAGCGGCATGAGCCTCATCCCCACCAGCACCGGTTCGGCCACGGCCATCGCCGAAATCTTCCCCGAGCTGCGCGGCAAGCTCAACGGCCACGCGGTGCGCGTACCATTGGCCAATGCCTCGTTGACTGACTGCGTATTCGAGGTGGAACGCGCCACTTCGGTGGAGGAGGTCAACGCACTGCTTAAGGCCGCCGCCGACGGGCCGCTCAAGGGTATTCTCGGTTACGAGGCGCGGCCGCTGGTGTCCATCGACTACCGCACCGACCCGCGCTCGTCGATTATCGATGCGCTGTCGACCATGGTGGTCAACGGCACCCAGGTGAAGCTCTACGCCTGGTACGACAACGAATGGGGCTATGCCAACCGCGCGGTGGAGTTGGCGCGGATGGTGGGTGCGCAATAA
- a CDS encoding YnfA family protein codes for MLNTLGLFALTALAEIIGCYLPYLWLKQGKSIWLLVPAALSLALFAWLLTLHPTAAGRVYAAYGGVYVAMAIIWLWLVDGIRPTHWDLLGAAVAMLGMAIIIFAPRNI; via the coding sequence ATGCTCAACACCCTAGGCCTGTTCGCCCTGACCGCTCTTGCCGAGATCATCGGCTGTTACCTGCCGTACCTGTGGCTCAAGCAGGGTAAGAGCATTTGGCTGCTGGTGCCGGCAGCTCTATCGCTGGCGCTGTTCGCCTGGCTGCTGACTCTGCATCCGACCGCCGCCGGGCGTGTGTATGCCGCTTACGGTGGGGTGTATGTGGCGATGGCGATTATCTGGCTGTGGCTGGTGGACGGCATTCGCCCGACCCATTGGGACCTGCTGGGCGCGGCGGTGGCCATGCTCGGTATGGCGATCATTATTTTTGCGCCGCGCAATATTTAA
- a CDS encoding cyclin-dependent kinase inhibitor 3 family protein, whose translation MSHPFDILSIPNRPGRLIFTPCPGTKDSSLDSALNTLKQAGADAVLTLMPYAELAQNAASDLPALCAAQGLLWLHLPVADEQVPLADFDAAWPVVMAQINELLAANKAIAIHCKGGSGRTGLIAARILIELGIARSEAISLVQALRPKAIQHPAHAGWLTQFGN comes from the coding sequence ATGTCCCATCCCTTTGACATTCTCAGCATTCCTAATCGGCCCGGTCGGTTGATTTTCACGCCGTGCCCAGGCACCAAGGACAGCAGCCTCGACAGTGCCTTGAACACCTTGAAGCAGGCCGGTGCGGATGCAGTACTGACCCTGATGCCCTACGCCGAACTGGCGCAGAATGCCGCCAGTGATTTGCCTGCGCTGTGCGCCGCGCAAGGTTTGCTCTGGCTGCATCTGCCCGTGGCCGACGAGCAGGTGCCACTGGCGGATTTCGACGCCGCCTGGCCGGTGGTCATGGCGCAGATTAATGAGCTGCTGGCGGCCAACAAGGCCATCGCCATCCACTGCAAGGGTGGCTCCGGGCGCACCGGGCTGATTGCCGCGCGCATCCTGATCGAGCTGGGCATCGCCCGCAGCGAGGCCATCAGCCTGGTGCAGGCGCTGCGGCCGAAAGCCATCCAGCATCCGGCCCATGCGGGCTGGCTCACCCAGTTCGGCAACTGA